A genomic region of Daphnia carinata strain CSIRO-1 chromosome 5, CSIRO_AGI_Dcar_HiC_V3, whole genome shotgun sequence contains the following coding sequences:
- the LOC130696550 gene encoding mucin-2-like, with the protein MRQAFLLLFGFCLVISFTSTGSTTYLKGRDMLRKAVQETPVNANGVTENTGPYRHSQKEKTKNRKNANVVPPPPITVRPLYISRRSTSTIRPSNSFIDWSEHDADTCGGSVNVPLTFDRISLFESSQFLEGRDYPLLCTWNVKASKSCGLARITMRIDGRSRLPDVRGCADGYYAVYPFMKQVRICGRIGDVPPLQWYVDTQQPKNVTIIMENIGLDDGLPEGLSFTLQGECIDDESDEEITNVDKENERLKGRWMKRLVEDFERGEGPRVVKLANPKRRTTTLPSTEPVSSAEATTGHPITTTPDYPSTTATDYPSTTTTDYPSTTTIGHPSTKTRQTLSYDDSGIPWLILKSPDPSPSSIEVSSPIRRLHESAITSRPISPTTARPLHASKHRPRIIPKYPHTDVHITSTSSYVVNPEQSKPVAHKIRPVDTSVTGYSNYSNIPWVILKSPDVIVSMSTSLPYSPNYPSTTMPPTTYETIAPTATQFPSSNVPIIVRTLPTTQPTTQPTTTSTVAPTTTTEPPRTTTEFPTTTTIDVETTSPTSTPQPITPSHETSFYPSLNTQPPTYLIHPHTPATTESITTIPAAVDDASISYISLNGQKFIFNKLQRKFQRTFSKLKQLASS; encoded by the exons atgcGTCAAGCATTTCTCTTATTGTTTGGTTTCTGCCTTGTGATCTCCTTTACCTCTACAG GTTCTACTACGTACTTGAAAGGCAGAGACATGTTGAGAAAGGCGGTGCAGGAAACGCCAGTAAATGCAAACGGGGTTACAGAAAACACTGGACCTTATCGACattcccaaaaagaaaaaactaaaaaccggaaaaatgcaaatgtcgTTCCGCCACCGCCGATTACTGTCCGCCCGCTATACATTTCACGTCGCAGTACCAGCACCATCCGTCCGTCCAATTCATTCATTGATTGGTCTGAACACGATGCTG ATACGTGCGGTGGCAGCGTCAATGTTCCATTGACATTCGACCGCATTTCACTCTTCGAATCGTCACAATTCCTAGAAGGACGCGACTATCCTCTCCTGTGCACCTGGAATGTTAAG GCGAGCAAAAGCTGCGGTCTGGCTCGAATCACCATGAGAATTGATGGACGCAGTCGACTGCCAGATGTGAGAGGATGTGCCGACGGTTATTACGCGGTTTATCCGTTCATGAAACAAGTCAG AATCTGTGGCCGCATTGGAGATGTTCCGCCTCTCCAGTGGTACGTCGACACTCAACAGCCAAAAAATGTAACCATCATCATGGAGAACATCGGTCTTGATGACGGCCTTCCGGAGGGCTTGTCCTTTACTCTTCAAG GCGAGTGTATCGACGATGAATCCGATGAAGAAATCACGAATGTTGACAAGGAAAACGAACGTTTGAAAGGACGATGGATGAAGCGACTCGTGGAGGATTTTGAAAGAGGAGAAGGTCCCAGAGTGGTTAAATTAGCAAATCCTAAACGTCGCACAACCACTTTGCCCTCTACCGAACCTGTTTCAAGTGCCGAAGCAACCACTGGTCACCCAATTACCACAACTCCTGATTATCCTTCAACAACAGCCACTGATTATccttcaacaacaaccactGATTATCCTTCAACAACAACCATTGGTCATCcttcaacaaaaacaagacagACACTCTCGTACGATGATTCTGGCATCCCGTGGCTCATCTTGAAATCTCCCGACCCTAGTCCGTCTTCAATAGAAGTCTCCTCGCCTATTAGACGCCTCCATGAATCAGCCATAACCAGTCGCCCGATATCCCCCACTACCGCACGTCCACTTCATGCTTCCAAACATCGTCCTCGGATCATTCCCAAATATCCACATACTGACGTCCACATAACCTCAACATCTTCTTATGTTGTTAACCCAGAACAAAGTAAACCAGTGGCTCATAAAATCCGGCCGGTAGATACTTCTGTCACGGGTTACAGCAACTATTCCAACATCCCATGGGTCATCCTAAAATCACCCGATGTCATCGTTTCCATGTCCACATCCCTTCCATATTCTCCAAACTATCCATCCACAACAATGCCTCCCACGACATATGAAACTATTGCACCAACAGCCACCCAATTCCCATCGTCCAATGTCCCTATTATTGTCCGTACATTGCCAACTACTCAACCGACAACCCAACCAACAACGACGAGCACAGTTGCTCCCACAACGACGACTGAACCTCCAAGAACAACGACTGAATTTCCAACAACCACAACTATTGACGTTGAGACTACATCGCCGACCAGCACGCCACAGCCCATCACGCCCAGTCACGAGACATCGTTCTATCCTTCACTCAACACCCAACCACCAACGTATTTAATTCATCCGCACACGCCTGCAACGACAGAGTCCATCACTACAATTCCAGCGGCTGTCGATGACGCATCGATTTCTTATATAAGTTTAAACGGTCAGAAATTTATATTTAACAAATTGCAACGTAAGTTTCAACGTACGTTCTCTAAATTAAAGCAATTAGCGTCATCTTAA
- the LOC130696554 gene encoding uncharacterized protein LOC130696554: MMGIFSGKGKHQSFVFLFSSLFAVDSFISAAMTRSLTPSLTRDKGLSITVHGVVATGDREGIEYNGEKNYRDHRPFSTARPITKRRPANWDPYVADTCGGTINIPLSFDRLSLFKSSGFPATRDYPLICNWNVKVNYNKCRRARITMRMDGRSRLADAEGCTKGHFTVSPFMKRVKICGRIGNIPPFHWYFDSQQAEKNVTITMKNIGINDGYSEGVSFTLQGECLLEKTYVKKMNAGKENDRFHVRWMSRLLEDLETGEGPRLIQAARHTTRLPSTTPRPSTTQRRFTTVRPSTTARPSTTQRPSTTLRAKTKRRPVAIQRTSTTTKRSISYVHPDLLWPFLGTPEPFIPLESLLDVHPSSNITRDTSFTVQSSTKPTVNLFKFKPNQLAPVVSSTLTTNLSLTTSDSNVPHSTNQSVHLIDISSGQSLNSQVPLEMNSTIPELVLEGQTNNGNPISYISLNGQKFVFSKFHKFKKLLS; the protein is encoded by the exons ATGATGGGCATCTTCAGTGGAAAG GGAAAACATCAATCGTTTGTGTTCTTATTCTCCAGTCTATTTGCAGTCGATTCATTCATTTCGGCAG CCATGACTCGTTCATTGACTCCATCGTTGACAAGAGACAAGGGATTGTCAATAACTGTACATGGTGTTGTCGCCACTGGCGATCGTGAGGGGATCGAGTATAACGGCGAGAAAAATTACCGTGACCATCGTCCCTTTAGCACCGCCCGTCCAATAACAAAAAGACGTCCCGCTAATTGGGATCCCTATGTGGCcg ATACGTGCGGAGGTACGATCAACATCCCCTTGTCTTTCGATCGGCTTTCCTTGTTTAAATCGTCCGGATTTCCGGCCACACGCGACTACCCCCTCATCTGCAATTGGAACGTCAAG GTGAATTACAATAAATGCCGTCGTGCCCGTATTACCATGAGAATGGACGGTCGCAGTCGATTAGCCGATGCGGAGGGTTGCACAAAAGGACATTTCACTGTTTCACCCTTCATGAAACGAGTCAA AATTTGCGGTAGGATCGGTAACATTCCGCCCTTCCATTGGTACTTTGACAGCCAACAGGCGGAGAAGAACGTCACCATTACTATGAAGAATATAGGCATCAATGATGGCTATTCAGAGGGCGTTTCATTTACCCTTCAGG GTGAATGCTTGCTAGAAAAGACATACGTTAAAAAGATGAATGCCGGCAAGGAAAATGACAGGTTTCACGTCAGATGGATGAGTCGACTGTTGGAGGATCTTGAAACAGGAGAAGGGCCTCGATTGATTCAAGCAGCGCGTCATACAACTCGACTTCCATCGACCACCCCTCGTCCATCGACCACTCAACGTCGATTTACCACTGTCCGACCATCGACCACTGCTCGCCCATCGACAACTCAACGGCCATCCACCACTCTCCGTGCAAAGACTAAGCGTCGTCCTGTAGCTATTCAAAGAACATCTACCACAACGAAACGTTCAATATCCTATGTGCATCCTGACCTTCTTTGGCCTTTTCTTGGGACTCCCGAGCCTTTCATTCCTTTGGAATCACTACTCGATGTGCATCCATCATCCAACATCACTAGGGACACTTCATTCACGGTACAATCTTCTACCAAACCCACAGTTAAcctatttaaatttaaacctAATCAATTAGCACCTGTCGTGAGTAGTACCTTGACCACTAATCTTTCATTAACCACTTCTGATTCAAATGTCCCTCATTCCACAAACCAATCGGTACATTTGATTGATATATCTAGTGGTCAATCACTGAATTCTCAAGTGCCACTTGAAATGAACAGCACCATTCCTGAGCTCGTTTTGGAGGGTCAAACGAATAATGGCAACCCAATTTCGTACATTAGTCTGAACGGGCAAAAATTTGTGTTTAGCAAATTCCACAAATTTAAGAAATTATTGTCCTAA
- the LOC130696556 gene encoding uncharacterized protein LOC130696556 has product MRLLILSVLIAFMSSASAGVVSDRLKATMNKYQKIEVSLPETRPISSKGIMQNIQNAIGNRHVTFKIPAIPFVSNLWRSRNSTGNAAIAKNATALSNAEGHQQQDIGVSSIISTSTAVPTKPGGHPDWCGGNILLDLNSRRELTYKSTQFPAGRSTPYACSWDVKVSKNCRRGRVTMRMDGRSRLAQEDRCSKGYYRVSPFMKEAKICGRIGTVPPFQWYVDDKQPEDVTIIMKNIGLNDGNSEGLSFTLSGECLSKDGSGETKNKTRDVAMDNMETNSRWMYRLLMDSTTPGSRQSQVVLHTASMSLQPNSKLSAKASEKISQDFGQALASQPDLAPAESSTTSKPANKITFYSPLYLIFRKFNLI; this is encoded by the exons atgcgtctGCTCATCTTGTCGGTTCTAATCGCCTTCATGTCATCCGCTTCAGCAG GAGTTGTATCGGATCGATTGAAAGCAACGATGAATAAATATCAAAAGATTGAAGTGTCTTTGCCTGAAACTCGGCCCATCAGCTCGAAAG GAATTATGCAAAACATCCAGAACGCCATTGGAAATCGTCATGTGACTTTCAAGATCCCGGCCATCCCTTTTGTGTCAAACCTTTGGCGAAGCCGAAACTCAACTGGCAATGCAGCAATAGCCAAAAATGCAACAGCGCTGTCAAATGCAGAAGGACATCAACAACAAGATATCGGGGTCAGCAGCATCATCTCGACATCAACGGCCGTGCCAACTAAACCCGGCGGTCATCCag ATTGGTGCGGAGGTAACATCCTTTTGGATCTCAATTCCCGCAGGGAGTTAACCTACAAATCGACTCAGTTCCCGGCCGGACGCTCCACCCCTTACGCCTGTTCGTGGGACGTCAAG GTGAGCAAAAACTGCCGTCGCGGGCGGGTGACTATGAGGATGGACGGACGCAGTCGGCTAGCACAAGAAGATCGATGCAGTAAAGGATATTATCGAGTATCGCCGTTCATGAAGGAAGCCAA AATCTGTGGACGGATTGGAACGGTTCCACCATTCCAGTGGTATGTCGACGACAAACAGCCAGAAGATGTCACTATTATTATGAAAAATATCGGCCTCAATGACGGCAACTCTGAAGGACTGTCATTTACACTCTCTG gTGAATGTCTGTCAAAGGATGGTAGCGGCGAAACGAAGAATAAGACGAGGGATGTCGCCATGGACAATATGGAGACCAACAGTCGATGGATGTACCGTCTGTTGATGGATTCAACGACACCTGGCAGCCGCCAAAGTCAAGTCGTTCTCCACACGGCCAGCATGTCGTTGCAACCCAATTCCAAACTGTCGGCAAAAGCTTCGGAAAAGATCAGCCAAGATTTCGGCCAAGCCTTGGCGTCACAACCGGATCTAGCGCCGGCTGAAAGTTCGACGACCTCCAAACCAGCCAATAAAATCACATTTTATTCGCCTCTTTATCtcattttcagaaaatttaATCTCATCTAA
- the LOC130696518 gene encoding myc box-dependent-interacting protein 1-like isoform X1 has product MASESKGLVFATAVKKHAGRAKEKILQKVGKVDRTADEIFDDHVQNFNKQQNAANKLQKELNNYIRCVKAMQAASKTLYECMSEVYEPDWTGHDLLTVQSQNIEMLWQDLSHKMTDQVLIPLNTYQGQFPEMRKKIEKRGRKLVDYDGQRHSFQALQSSKKREEVKIGRAKEQLEEAKRTFAVFNAELNEELPALYDSRLPFFITNLQTLFSAEQVFHSELSKVHGELESIIDKLAKESSGRTSSSHYRRSSPPTQMLSSPASNSLNSPENVGRGSRLGRSEQDEDSTINSPFHDHHHNDNNDSMNYKQTGGLKDYEPVEVGAQVGEISTSPTNNGAGATTNGVNKSPPSSGGPGAPSRTTNQRPGVEELYDIPIGATTDNLPPGVLYRVRATYKYQAEDEDELSLEVGDTVQVIEYEDPEEQQEEGWLMGIKEATGRQGLFPANFTRPI; this is encoded by the exons ATGGCTAGTGAATCGAAAGGTTTGGTGTTCGCCACGGCCGTGAAGAAACACGCTGGacgggcaaaagaaaag ATCCTCCAGAAGGTGGGCAAGGTAGACCGGACGGCCGACGAGATCTTTGACGACCACGTCCAGAATTTCAACAAGCAACAGAATGCGGCCAACAAACTGCAAAAGGAGCTCAACAACTACATCCGCTGTGTCAaag CGATGCAGGCGGCCAGCAAGACGCTTTACGAGTGCATGTCTGAAGTCTACGAGCCAGACTGGACGGGCCACGATTTGTTGACGGTCCAGTCGCAGAATATCGAAATGCTCTGGCAAGATCTGAGCCACAAGATGACGGATCAGGTCCTCATCCCGCTCAACACCTACCAGGGACAGTTTCCCGAAATGAGG aaaaagattgaaaagagAGGGAGGAAGCTTGTGGACTATGACGGACAGCGACACAGTTTCCAGGCGTTGCAGAGCTCGAAGAAGCGCGAAGAAGTCAAGATTGGCCGGGCCAAGGAACAACTGGAGGAGGCCAAGCGGACGTTTGCCGTTTTCAACGCGGAATTGAATGAGGAATTGCCGGCCCTCTATGACTCGAGGTTGCCTTTCTTCATCACCAATTTGCAGACGTTGTTTTCGGCCGAGCAAGTCTTCCACTCGGAGCTCTCAAAGGTCCACGGTGAATTGGAATCCATCATCGACAAACTGGCCAAAGAGTCGAGCGGACGGACATCGTCGAGCCATTACAGGCGCAGCTCGCCGCCCACGCAGATGCTTTCTTCGCCCGCCAGCAACTCGCTCAACAGTCCCGAAAATG ttGGTCGCGGATCGAGACTTGGTCGGTCAGAACAAGACGAGGACAGCACGATCAATAGTCCGTTTCATGACCACCACCATAATGACAACAACGACAGCATGAACTACAAGCAAACAGGAGGATTGAAGGATTACGAACCGGTCGAAGTCGGTGCCCAAGTCGGCGAAATATCCACGTCGCCCACCAACAATGGGGCAGGAG CCACGACGAACGGAGTGAACAAGAGTCCGCCCAGCAGCGGAGGGCCAGGTGCACCAAGTCGCACCACCAATCAAAGGCCAGGAGTTGAAGAGCTTTATGATATTCCTATAG GTGCTACGACGGATAACCTTCCGCCCGGTGTGCTGTACAGAGTCCGAGCCACTTACAA GTATCAAGCGGAAGATGAGGATGAGTTGTCACTCGAGGTGGGCGATACTGTTCAGGTGATTGAATACGAAGATCCCGAAGAACAG CAGGAGGAAGGTTGGCTCATGGGCATCAAAGAGGCGACGGGACGCCAAGGTCTCTTTCCGGCCAACTTTACTCGTCCCATCTGA
- the LOC130696518 gene encoding myc box-dependent-interacting protein 1-like isoform X3 — protein MASESKGLVFATAVKKHAGRAKEKILQKVGKVDRTADEIFDDHVQNFNKQQNAANKLQKELNNYIRCVKAMQAASKTLYECMSEVYEPDWTGHDLLTVQSQNIEMLWQDLSHKMTDQVLIPLNTYQGQFPEMRKKIEKRGRKLVDYDGQRHSFQALQSSKKREEVKIGRAKEQLEEAKRTFAVFNAELNEELPALYDSRLPFFITNLQTLFSAEQVFHSELSKVHGELESIIDKLAKESSGRTSSSHYRRSSPPTQMLSSPASNSLNSPENVGRGSRLGRSEQDEDSTINSPFHDHHHNDNNDSMNYKQTGGLKDYEPVEVGAQVGEISTSPTNNGAGGATTDNLPPGVLYRVRATYKYQAEDEDELSLEVGDTVQVIEYEDPEEQQEEGWLMGIKEATGRQGLFPANFTRPI, from the exons ATGGCTAGTGAATCGAAAGGTTTGGTGTTCGCCACGGCCGTGAAGAAACACGCTGGacgggcaaaagaaaag ATCCTCCAGAAGGTGGGCAAGGTAGACCGGACGGCCGACGAGATCTTTGACGACCACGTCCAGAATTTCAACAAGCAACAGAATGCGGCCAACAAACTGCAAAAGGAGCTCAACAACTACATCCGCTGTGTCAaag CGATGCAGGCGGCCAGCAAGACGCTTTACGAGTGCATGTCTGAAGTCTACGAGCCAGACTGGACGGGCCACGATTTGTTGACGGTCCAGTCGCAGAATATCGAAATGCTCTGGCAAGATCTGAGCCACAAGATGACGGATCAGGTCCTCATCCCGCTCAACACCTACCAGGGACAGTTTCCCGAAATGAGG aaaaagattgaaaagagAGGGAGGAAGCTTGTGGACTATGACGGACAGCGACACAGTTTCCAGGCGTTGCAGAGCTCGAAGAAGCGCGAAGAAGTCAAGATTGGCCGGGCCAAGGAACAACTGGAGGAGGCCAAGCGGACGTTTGCCGTTTTCAACGCGGAATTGAATGAGGAATTGCCGGCCCTCTATGACTCGAGGTTGCCTTTCTTCATCACCAATTTGCAGACGTTGTTTTCGGCCGAGCAAGTCTTCCACTCGGAGCTCTCAAAGGTCCACGGTGAATTGGAATCCATCATCGACAAACTGGCCAAAGAGTCGAGCGGACGGACATCGTCGAGCCATTACAGGCGCAGCTCGCCGCCCACGCAGATGCTTTCTTCGCCCGCCAGCAACTCGCTCAACAGTCCCGAAAATG ttGGTCGCGGATCGAGACTTGGTCGGTCAGAACAAGACGAGGACAGCACGATCAATAGTCCGTTTCATGACCACCACCATAATGACAACAACGACAGCATGAACTACAAGCAAACAGGAGGATTGAAGGATTACGAACCGGTCGAAGTCGGTGCCCAAGTCGGCGAAATATCCACGTCGCCCACCAACAATGGGGCAGGAG GTGCTACGACGGATAACCTTCCGCCCGGTGTGCTGTACAGAGTCCGAGCCACTTACAA GTATCAAGCGGAAGATGAGGATGAGTTGTCACTCGAGGTGGGCGATACTGTTCAGGTGATTGAATACGAAGATCCCGAAGAACAG CAGGAGGAAGGTTGGCTCATGGGCATCAAAGAGGCGACGGGACGCCAAGGTCTCTTTCCGGCCAACTTTACTCGTCCCATCTGA
- the LOC130696518 gene encoding myc box-dependent-interacting protein 1-like isoform X2, whose protein sequence is MASESKGLVFATAVKKHAGRAKEKILQKVGKVDRTADEIFDDHVQNFNKQQNAANKLQKELNNYIRCVKAMQAASKTLYECMSEVYEPDWTGHDLLTVQSQNIEMLWQDLSHKMTDQVLIPLNTYQGQFPEMRKKIEKRGRKLVDYDGQRHSFQALQSSKKREEVKIGRAKEQLEEAKRTFAVFNAELNEELPALYDSRLPFFITNLQTLFSAEQVFHSELSKVHGELESIIDKLAKESSGRTSSSHYRRSSPPTQMLSSPASNSLNSPENVGRGSRLGRSEQDEDSTINSPFHDHHHNDNNDSMNYKQTGGLKDYEPVEVGAQVGEISTSPTNNGAGATTNGVNKSPPSSGGPGAPSRTTNQRPGVEELYDIPIGATTDNLPPGVLYRVRATYKYQAEDEDELSLEVGDTVQVIEYEDPEEQEEGWLMGIKEATGRQGLFPANFTRPI, encoded by the exons ATGGCTAGTGAATCGAAAGGTTTGGTGTTCGCCACGGCCGTGAAGAAACACGCTGGacgggcaaaagaaaag ATCCTCCAGAAGGTGGGCAAGGTAGACCGGACGGCCGACGAGATCTTTGACGACCACGTCCAGAATTTCAACAAGCAACAGAATGCGGCCAACAAACTGCAAAAGGAGCTCAACAACTACATCCGCTGTGTCAaag CGATGCAGGCGGCCAGCAAGACGCTTTACGAGTGCATGTCTGAAGTCTACGAGCCAGACTGGACGGGCCACGATTTGTTGACGGTCCAGTCGCAGAATATCGAAATGCTCTGGCAAGATCTGAGCCACAAGATGACGGATCAGGTCCTCATCCCGCTCAACACCTACCAGGGACAGTTTCCCGAAATGAGG aaaaagattgaaaagagAGGGAGGAAGCTTGTGGACTATGACGGACAGCGACACAGTTTCCAGGCGTTGCAGAGCTCGAAGAAGCGCGAAGAAGTCAAGATTGGCCGGGCCAAGGAACAACTGGAGGAGGCCAAGCGGACGTTTGCCGTTTTCAACGCGGAATTGAATGAGGAATTGCCGGCCCTCTATGACTCGAGGTTGCCTTTCTTCATCACCAATTTGCAGACGTTGTTTTCGGCCGAGCAAGTCTTCCACTCGGAGCTCTCAAAGGTCCACGGTGAATTGGAATCCATCATCGACAAACTGGCCAAAGAGTCGAGCGGACGGACATCGTCGAGCCATTACAGGCGCAGCTCGCCGCCCACGCAGATGCTTTCTTCGCCCGCCAGCAACTCGCTCAACAGTCCCGAAAATG ttGGTCGCGGATCGAGACTTGGTCGGTCAGAACAAGACGAGGACAGCACGATCAATAGTCCGTTTCATGACCACCACCATAATGACAACAACGACAGCATGAACTACAAGCAAACAGGAGGATTGAAGGATTACGAACCGGTCGAAGTCGGTGCCCAAGTCGGCGAAATATCCACGTCGCCCACCAACAATGGGGCAGGAG CCACGACGAACGGAGTGAACAAGAGTCCGCCCAGCAGCGGAGGGCCAGGTGCACCAAGTCGCACCACCAATCAAAGGCCAGGAGTTGAAGAGCTTTATGATATTCCTATAG GTGCTACGACGGATAACCTTCCGCCCGGTGTGCTGTACAGAGTCCGAGCCACTTACAA GTATCAAGCGGAAGATGAGGATGAGTTGTCACTCGAGGTGGGCGATACTGTTCAGGTGATTGAATACGAAGATCCCGAAGAACAG GAGGAAGGTTGGCTCATGGGCATCAAAGAGGCGACGGGACGCCAAGGTCTCTTTCCGGCCAACTTTACTCGTCCCATCTGA
- the LOC130696518 gene encoding myc box-dependent-interacting protein 1-like isoform X4, with product MASESKGLVFATAVKKHAGRAKEKILQKVGKVDRTADEIFDDHVQNFNKQQNAANKLQKELNNYIRCVKAMQAASKTLYECMSEVYEPDWTGHDLLTVQSQNIEMLWQDLSHKMTDQVLIPLNTYQGQFPEMRKKIEKRGRKLVDYDGQRHSFQALQSSKKREEVKIGRAKEQLEEAKRTFAVFNAELNEELPALYDSRLPFFITNLQTLFSAEQVFHSELSKVHGELESIIDKLAKESSGRTSSSHYRRSSPPTQMLSSPASNSLNSPENATTNGVNKSPPSSGGPGAPSRTTNQRPGVEELYDIPIGATTDNLPPGVLYRVRATYKYQAEDEDELSLEVGDTVQVIEYEDPEEQQEEGWLMGIKEATGRQGLFPANFTRPI from the exons ATGGCTAGTGAATCGAAAGGTTTGGTGTTCGCCACGGCCGTGAAGAAACACGCTGGacgggcaaaagaaaag ATCCTCCAGAAGGTGGGCAAGGTAGACCGGACGGCCGACGAGATCTTTGACGACCACGTCCAGAATTTCAACAAGCAACAGAATGCGGCCAACAAACTGCAAAAGGAGCTCAACAACTACATCCGCTGTGTCAaag CGATGCAGGCGGCCAGCAAGACGCTTTACGAGTGCATGTCTGAAGTCTACGAGCCAGACTGGACGGGCCACGATTTGTTGACGGTCCAGTCGCAGAATATCGAAATGCTCTGGCAAGATCTGAGCCACAAGATGACGGATCAGGTCCTCATCCCGCTCAACACCTACCAGGGACAGTTTCCCGAAATGAGG aaaaagattgaaaagagAGGGAGGAAGCTTGTGGACTATGACGGACAGCGACACAGTTTCCAGGCGTTGCAGAGCTCGAAGAAGCGCGAAGAAGTCAAGATTGGCCGGGCCAAGGAACAACTGGAGGAGGCCAAGCGGACGTTTGCCGTTTTCAACGCGGAATTGAATGAGGAATTGCCGGCCCTCTATGACTCGAGGTTGCCTTTCTTCATCACCAATTTGCAGACGTTGTTTTCGGCCGAGCAAGTCTTCCACTCGGAGCTCTCAAAGGTCCACGGTGAATTGGAATCCATCATCGACAAACTGGCCAAAGAGTCGAGCGGACGGACATCGTCGAGCCATTACAGGCGCAGCTCGCCGCCCACGCAGATGCTTTCTTCGCCCGCCAGCAACTCGCTCAACAGTCCCGAAAATG CCACGACGAACGGAGTGAACAAGAGTCCGCCCAGCAGCGGAGGGCCAGGTGCACCAAGTCGCACCACCAATCAAAGGCCAGGAGTTGAAGAGCTTTATGATATTCCTATAG GTGCTACGACGGATAACCTTCCGCCCGGTGTGCTGTACAGAGTCCGAGCCACTTACAA GTATCAAGCGGAAGATGAGGATGAGTTGTCACTCGAGGTGGGCGATACTGTTCAGGTGATTGAATACGAAGATCCCGAAGAACAG CAGGAGGAAGGTTGGCTCATGGGCATCAAAGAGGCGACGGGACGCCAAGGTCTCTTTCCGGCCAACTTTACTCGTCCCATCTGA